Part of the Nitrospirota bacterium genome is shown below.
TTTTTCCTCGAGTTTTACATAGCTCTTCGGGAGCATCGTAACCTCTGCTAAATTAAACTCGACCCTTGCCTTCTCAAGGGCTTCCCTGACCCTTTTCAAATCCTCAGGCGCTGTAATAATCTCATAGTTTTCCTCTTCAGGGTCATTTTTTATATCCAGGGCACCTGCTTCAAGGCAGATGGATATAAGGCTGTCCTCATCTATCTTTTTCTTATCAACAAGGATATAGCCCTTTTTTTCAAACATCCACGCAACACATCCAGCCTCTCCCATATTGCCTCCGTGCTTGCTCATAATATGCCTTATCTCAGAAACAGTCCTGTTTTTATTGTCTGTGAGAACCTCAAGCATAAGTGCTGCGCCGCCTGGCCCATAACCTTCATAAATAGCCTCCTCGTAAGCTGCGCCCGGAAGCGCTCCTGTGCCTTTCATTATCGCCCTCTTGATGTTATCTGCCGGCATATTAGCTTCTCTGGCTTTTTCAATAGCGAGCCTGAGCCGCGGGTTCATATCAGGATTGCCGCCGCCAATCCTCGCTGCCACTGCTATCTCTTTGGCAAGCTTTGAAAAGAGCTTCCCCTTTCTCGCATCAATTACAGCTTTCTTGTGCTTGGTCTGCGCCCACTTAGAATGTCCTGACACTGTCGTAACTCCCTTTTACACATCTGTGATTTAAAAATTATAAGTGATTGATTAAAAGAAAGGCAATACCACATAAGTCCCACCTCGTAGGTGGGCTCAGGTATATCCCATTGATATTTTCGATAACTTCCCTTAAAATTTAATGCCAAATGACCACCTACGAGGTGGGACAAGGGTAACAGAAAAATCAAACAAAAAGGCGGCGGGCTTTAGCCCGCCGCCTTAACTTCTTGTCCTTTTAAATTCTTAACTGATGCTTTTTATAAGTTCAGAGTACAAAGTAGTCGCGCCGAATCTTTCTACAAGTTTTTCATTTGTAATTAGAAATTTTTCTTTCTCAATCCTTGAGCCGTCATTATAGAGCAGCGGCAGGAGTATTTCGTATCTTTTCAGTTTCACTCAGAACATCCGCTTTAACTATTTCGTATTGGATTCTTTCTTCATCAAGATATTTCAACATAAAATCATTTATCTCAAACAGATCATTTCGCAACCCACGAACAATGCCTTTTAAAGCAAGGAGATAATAACCATTAATCTTGTCTTCACGGCTTTTAAACTTAATAACTATCATGTTGACCTCCCTGTAAACAAAGTATAGCACATAAAATGGAGAAAAATGCAAACAAACAAAAAAGGCGTCCCGAATTCTCGGGACGCCTTAGCTTCTCAGCTTCTTAACTTCTCAACTTTTTAATTTAGAACGTGACCATGATCCCGTGCCTTATTGCATAGGCATCGTTAACAAATAAACGCTTTCTATACCTTATGAATGGGTAAATGTCCATGCAAAATATATGAATACTATCCCAAGAATTATTGCCCCTATTACTTCAAGCATTTGTTGCCTTCATCTGTTCAAAATTTACCCCGTAACCCGTAAAGCCCTGTTCTTCAGAGCGGGAATGTAAGGGTGCATCAAAATATCTACCTCTAAGAAAGCCCAGTGTTTTAACACGGGGTACGAAGTTTACTTATGTTCCAGCCTTATTCTTTGCGTGAAGCACTGTAATTCCTACCAACTCGTCATTATGGTAGTGATAGATTATATCATCTTCCATAATGCTATCATTAGCCTGTTGAGGCTTTCTAAAACTAATATACAGTACATCTGCCTCCTCATCATAATCTATCCAGATTCTATTAGAGGGCATTTTTAGCAGATATGGTAGCGAATCTAAAACACTGCTTATTTTTTCCATGATACACCTCTTTTAAATATCTTTTCTGGTTTTGATGTCATAAAAGCTGTGATAATAAATCCCTCATTTTTTGTCTCTTTATAAATTACAATCATATCTTTTTCAGAAATAGAAGTCTTTTTGTAATGTCTAATGGCAATTAACTCATCTTTACCACCTTGAACTATGCAATCCGGATTCTCTATCGTCTCAAAAACTAAATCCTGATTGCCAGCCATGTAATCATGTGATTCAACAATATGCGACCATCTTTCGGCAGTTAGTCGTATATCTATTCCATTTCTGGATACTACAGAGCCGATCATTATTTAAAATTATCCTGGATATCAATTTTAGTAGCTAAGATGTCTTTTTTCTCTTCAAACTTTTTTTCAACCTTAGCTTCTATATACTCAACTAAAGTTTTAGCCTCTTTTTCGCCAATCTTGCTTTTCAAGATCTCATAGAGTTCTATTTCTGCAACCTGCATTGAGCTCCCTCGCTATAAGATATAACTAAGTTTAACAAAGAATACTTTAAAATTCAAACAAAGAAGGCGTCCCGGGACGCCTTCTTGAATCTTTCACGCATCACGGAGTTAGAAGCTGAGGCTGATACCCTTTCTTAAGCAACCACCAGCTCAACAGGCAAAGGCTTACCAACACCAACTGTCTTGCTCACATATAGCTTTTCTATGCCTATTACTTTTCCGTCCTTATTCTTTTTAAGAATAATCTCTTCTCCTGCCTCTTCACATATGGATTCATCCTCTGGATTACCAAACCAGATGTCCATTGTGTCAGTATCCCTGTGATAATAAACTACTACTTTGTCCATACTACTTCACCTTCCTTTACTTTATCTGTTGGATAAGCAGTTATCAGAAAACCTTCTGTCCCCGAAGATATTGCAGCGTTTCTTTTACAATACCCTCCTTGCCCTCCATTATTGGGTGCTTTTTGGTAACAAGGTATTTCCAATACTCTGAAGTAGTTCTAATCT
Proteins encoded:
- a CDS encoding DUF2283 domain-containing protein, translating into MEKISSVLDSLPYLLKMPSNRIWIDYDEEADVLYISFRKPQQANDSIMEDDIIYHYHNDELVGITVLHAKNKAGT
- a CDS encoding DUF2283 domain-containing protein, whose amino-acid sequence is MDKVVVYYHRDTDTMDIWFGNPEDESICEEAGEEIILKKNKDGKVIGIEKLYVSKTVGVGKPLPVELVVA
- a CDS encoding YebC/PmpR family DNA-binding transcriptional regulator encodes the protein MSGHSKWAQTKHKKAVIDARKGKLFSKLAKEIAVAARIGGGNPDMNPRLRLAIEKAREANMPADNIKRAIMKGTGALPGAAYEEAIYEGYGPGGAALMLEVLTDNKNRTVSEIRHIMSKHGGNMGEAGCVAWMFEKKGYILVDKKKIDEDSLISICLEAGALDIKNDPEEENYEIITAPEDLKRVREALEKARVEFNLAEVTMLPKSYVKLEEKDAEQMLKLMDALEEHDDIQNVYANFDIPDEVMAKVK